The following proteins are encoded in a genomic region of Burkholderia gladioli:
- a CDS encoding ABC transporter substrate-binding protein yields the protein MIGSELLHGSRLRAMPAAGALRRFLGLAAATTLLLAGFGTRRAQAEAAPAFPVTIAHQWGSTIIPRAPQRVVVLGWNEADVVLALGVTPVAIQDWQQLGLKDGQVNPWSQALVHGTAPVILPRGDLDFRRIAALHPDLILDVNGRDNSSQANYALLSRIAPTVASPKEVRDNNLPWQQQVRIDALALGRVAAGERLIADTEARIAAARRAHPEFAGRSFSIDWGVQNGWHAYVEGDVRPRLLEDLGMKLSPTLKTLPARNYYADLPIERTSAIDADLVVLVAFARPAASLLAEPAVQALDAARRHRLVVLDNQRDAALRAAFATGSPTSIDATLDQLVPRIARALTGAGQ from the coding sequence ATGATCGGCTCCGAACTTCTCCATGGCTCGCGCCTTCGCGCGATGCCGGCCGCCGGCGCGCTGCGCCGCTTCCTCGGCCTGGCCGCCGCGACGACGCTGCTGCTCGCCGGATTCGGCACCCGCCGCGCGCAGGCCGAAGCCGCGCCCGCCTTCCCGGTCACCATCGCGCATCAATGGGGCTCGACGATCATCCCCCGCGCGCCGCAGCGCGTGGTGGTGCTGGGCTGGAACGAGGCCGACGTGGTGCTCGCGCTGGGCGTCACGCCGGTGGCGATCCAGGACTGGCAGCAACTGGGGCTGAAGGACGGCCAGGTCAATCCCTGGTCGCAGGCGCTGGTGCACGGCACGGCGCCCGTGATCCTGCCGCGCGGCGACCTCGACTTCCGGCGCATCGCCGCGCTGCATCCGGACCTGATCCTCGACGTCAACGGCCGCGACAACAGCTCGCAAGCCAATTACGCGCTGCTGTCGCGGATCGCGCCGACCGTCGCCTCGCCGAAGGAGGTGCGCGACAACAACCTGCCCTGGCAGCAGCAGGTGCGCATCGATGCGCTGGCGCTCGGCCGCGTGGCGGCCGGCGAACGGCTGATCGCCGATACCGAGGCCCGCATCGCCGCCGCGCGGCGCGCCCACCCGGAGTTCGCGGGCCGCAGCTTCAGCATCGACTGGGGCGTGCAGAACGGCTGGCATGCCTATGTGGAAGGCGACGTGCGCCCGCGACTGCTGGAGGATCTCGGCATGAAGCTGTCACCGACGCTGAAGACGCTGCCCGCGCGCAACTACTACGCGGACCTGCCGATCGAGCGGACCTCGGCCATCGACGCCGACCTGGTGGTGCTGGTGGCCTTCGCGCGGCCGGCCGCCTCGCTGCTGGCCGAGCCGGCGGTGCAGGCGCTCGACGCGGCGCGCCGGCATCGCCTGGTGGTGCTCGACAACCAGCGCGACGCCGCGCTGCGCGCCGCCTTCGCCACCGGCTCGCCGACCAGCATCGACGCCACGCTCGACCAGTTGGTGCCGCGCATCGCCCGCGCGCTGACCGGAGCCGGCCAATGA
- a CDS encoding copper chaperone PCu(A)C, with product MKTAIRLLAAASLAVAGSTAFAAPDALSVSKCWIRAMPAGIPSGGFFEVANSGDKPVQLTGVDSEAFGMAMLHQTQSNGSMSKMVMVDTATVPAKGTLSFAPGGYHVMLEEPRQALKIGSTIPLTLSFGDGEKLSAQCKVESPKAMSK from the coding sequence ATGAAAACCGCCATCCGCCTGCTCGCCGCCGCCTCCCTCGCCGTCGCCGGCTCGACCGCCTTCGCCGCGCCCGACGCCCTGTCCGTCTCGAAGTGCTGGATCCGCGCGATGCCCGCCGGCATCCCCTCGGGCGGCTTCTTCGAAGTCGCCAACAGCGGCGACAAGCCGGTCCAGCTCACCGGCGTCGATTCCGAGGCGTTCGGCATGGCCATGCTGCACCAGACCCAGAGCAACGGCAGCATGTCGAAGATGGTGATGGTCGACACCGCCACGGTGCCCGCCAAGGGCACCCTGTCGTTCGCGCCGGGCGGCTATCACGTGATGCTGGAAGAGCCCAGGCAGGCGCTCAAGATCGGCTCGACGATCCCGCTCACGCTGAGCTTCGGCGACGGCGAGAAGCTCAGCGCGCAGTGCAAGGTCGAAAGCCCCAAGGCGATGTCGAAGTAA
- a CDS encoding FecCD family ABC transporter permease, translating into MKSPRWAATAVSGDFAASQRATPAPRRPWWLALVALGTLLAGLAVLSLLVGSHGLPIALTLRSLWHAQGEAWPTIRDYRLPRTELAILVGGALGLAGCLVQTLTRNPLAGPGILGVNSGAGLFVVLGIGAGVIAPLAQFGLAFAGAAVVAGLVFASRLLSRSSDPVRLLLTGTALGASLESTTAGLSLLQPNSLEQFRLWAVGSVADRGEAMLPILAACLLGGLAASLALARPLDVVAMGDEHALALGIHRGRLLIACGAAISMLCGAATAAAGPIVFVGLLVPHLARMLVGIGLRRVLPACALLGAALLLAADILGRLLVPGSEIPAGAVSAVIGAPLFFVLMRRAKFAP; encoded by the coding sequence TTGAAATCGCCACGATGGGCAGCGACGGCCGTTAGCGGCGATTTCGCGGCAAGCCAGCGCGCCACCCCGGCGCCGCGCCGCCCCTGGTGGCTGGCGCTGGTCGCGCTCGGCACGCTGCTGGCGGGCCTGGCGGTGCTCAGCCTGCTGGTCGGCTCGCATGGCTTGCCGATCGCGCTCACGCTGCGCTCCTTGTGGCACGCGCAAGGCGAGGCCTGGCCGACGATCCGCGACTACCGGCTGCCGCGCACCGAACTCGCGATCCTGGTGGGCGGCGCGCTCGGCCTGGCCGGTTGCCTGGTCCAGACCCTCACGCGCAATCCCCTGGCCGGCCCCGGCATCCTCGGCGTCAACTCGGGCGCGGGGCTGTTCGTGGTGCTCGGCATCGGCGCCGGCGTGATCGCCCCGCTCGCGCAATTCGGCCTGGCCTTCGCCGGCGCCGCCGTGGTCGCCGGCCTGGTGTTCGCCTCGCGCCTGCTGTCGCGTTCGAGCGACCCGGTGCGGCTGCTGCTGACCGGCACCGCGCTCGGCGCCAGCCTCGAATCCACCACCGCCGGCCTGAGCCTGCTCCAGCCCAACAGTCTCGAACAGTTCCGGCTATGGGCGGTCGGCTCGGTGGCCGATCGCGGCGAGGCCATGCTGCCGATCCTGGCCGCCTGCCTGCTCGGGGGCCTGGCCGCCAGCCTCGCACTGGCGCGCCCGCTCGACGTGGTGGCGATGGGCGACGAACACGCGCTCGCGCTCGGCATCCACCGTGGGCGCCTGCTGATCGCCTGCGGCGCCGCGATCTCGATGCTGTGCGGCGCGGCCACCGCCGCCGCCGGCCCGATCGTGTTCGTCGGCCTGCTGGTGCCGCACCTGGCGCGGATGCTGGTGGGCATCGGCCTGCGCCGCGTGCTGCCGGCCTGCGCGCTGCTCGGCGCGGCGCTGCTGCTCGCGGCCGACATCCTCGGCCGCCTGCTGGTGCCGGGCAGCGAGATTCCGGCCGGCGCGGTATCGGCCGTGATCGGCGCGCCGCTGTTTTTCGTGCTGATGCGGCGCGCGAAGTTCGCGCCATGA
- a CDS encoding FecCD family ABC transporter permease, which translates to MPRRLPSIVLAILLGLALLAATLAAQLCLGPFGISPGALWHALLDPASPDRFAVLTLGLPRYLLGALAGVALGASGAIFQTVTRNPLASPDVLGFGAGAASGAILALRLGESQPGFTAGMAVAGGLLAALVVYGLAGGLRASPRRLILSGIMISALLAAVNGYLLLEADVQDTQVVLAWLSGSLNTAAWHDLPGLAAALAALIALCLLRHRSFGLIELEDSLVTTLGARPGRQRAGWIVTGVLLVAAATAVTGPIAFVALAAPHIARRLHGARLANPLAPALVGAVLVTGCDAVAANALPIHPPVGIVTGALGGLYLLTLLLRADRPGARGNAF; encoded by the coding sequence ATGCCTCGCCGACTGCCTTCGATCGTGCTCGCGATCCTGCTCGGACTCGCGCTGCTGGCCGCCACGCTCGCGGCCCAGCTCTGCCTCGGCCCGTTCGGCATCTCGCCAGGCGCGCTATGGCATGCGCTGCTCGATCCCGCCTCGCCAGACCGCTTCGCGGTGCTCACGCTCGGCCTGCCGCGCTACCTGCTCGGCGCGCTGGCCGGCGTCGCGCTGGGCGCCTCGGGCGCGATCTTCCAGACCGTCACGCGCAACCCGCTGGCGAGCCCCGACGTGCTCGGCTTCGGCGCCGGCGCGGCCAGCGGCGCGATCCTCGCGCTGCGGCTCGGCGAGAGCCAGCCGGGCTTCACGGCAGGCATGGCGGTGGCCGGCGGGCTGCTGGCGGCGCTGGTGGTCTATGGGCTGGCCGGCGGGCTGCGCGCCTCGCCGCGCCGGCTGATCCTGAGCGGCATCATGATCTCGGCGCTGCTGGCGGCCGTGAACGGCTACCTGCTGCTCGAGGCCGACGTGCAGGACACCCAGGTGGTGCTGGCCTGGCTGTCGGGCAGCCTCAATACCGCCGCCTGGCACGACCTGCCGGGCCTCGCCGCGGCGCTGGCGGCCCTGATCGCGTTGTGCCTGCTGCGGCATCGCAGCTTCGGGCTGATCGAACTGGAGGACAGCCTGGTCACCACGCTCGGCGCGCGGCCAGGCCGGCAGCGCGCCGGCTGGATCGTCACCGGCGTGCTGCTGGTGGCCGCGGCAACCGCCGTCACCGGCCCGATCGCCTTCGTCGCGCTGGCCGCGCCGCATATCGCGCGCCGCCTGCACGGCGCACGCCTGGCCAACCCGCTGGCGCCGGCCCTGGTCGGCGCCGTGCTGGTGACGGGCTGCGACGCGGTGGCCGCCAACGCCCTGCCCATCCATCCGCCGGTGGGCATCGTCACGGGCGCGCTCGGCGGCCTGTACCTGCTCACGCTGCTGCTGCGCGCCGATCGCCCCGGCGCGCGCGGCAACGCGTTTTGA
- a CDS encoding copper resistance CopC family protein translates to MKIRQFAAHGAAALLLAAVAPLAFAHAHPKQRSPEAGATVPAATASVSIDFDEGLEPAFSSLKVSDAAGASVTRDKSSVSGSDKKHMSVDLAALKPGVYTVNWVAVATDGHRTQGSYSFTAQ, encoded by the coding sequence ATGAAGATTCGCCAGTTCGCGGCGCACGGCGCCGCCGCCCTGCTGCTCGCGGCCGTCGCGCCGCTCGCCTTCGCCCACGCGCATCCGAAGCAGCGCAGCCCCGAGGCCGGCGCCACCGTGCCGGCCGCCACCGCCAGCGTGTCGATCGACTTCGACGAGGGCCTGGAGCCGGCCTTCAGCTCGCTGAAGGTCAGCGACGCGGCCGGCGCCTCGGTCACGCGCGACAAGTCGAGCGTCAGCGGCAGCGACAAGAAGCACATGAGCGTCGATCTCGCCGCGCTCAAGCCGGGCGTCTACACGGTCAACTGGGTGGCGGTGGCCACCGACGGCCATCGCACGCAAGGCAGCTACAGCTTCACGGCGCAATAA